The Streptomyces sp. NBC_00286 nucleotide sequence CAGGCCGGCGACGAGATCGCCGTCGAGGGCGCCGGGGCCGACCTGTGGGGCGCCACCAACGAGTTCGGGGCGGTGTACCGGGCGGGCGCGTACGGCGACGGAACCGTGGCCGAGGTCATGGTCACGTCCCAGGACGCGACCGGGGGCTGGGCACGGGCGGGCCTCGTCGTCCGCAACGACCTGGGCGCTCAGGGCAGCGTGGGCTATGTGAACCTGGCGGTCACGCCGTCCAACGGCTGCGCGCTGAGCTGGGACGCCGACGGTGACGGCCGTTTCGACTCGATCGCGCTGTCGGGCTCCTTCACCGCGCCGGTGCGGCTGCGGCTGACCAGGTCCGGCGCCTCGTACATCGGGGAAGCCAGCGCGGACGGCGTCACCTGGACGACGGTGGGCACGGCCACGCCGGGAGGCGCGGCGGCCGCACAGGACGTGGGGGTCTTCATGACCGCGGCCAACGGCTGGAACGGCGCACGGGGCATCGCCACGTTCGACGGATTCACGGTGGCGTGATCGGTCCCGCTCACGGATCAAGATCCGGACCATTGCCGGACGTAGCCGGAGTGGAGCCAGGATGATCCTGGCTCCACTCCGTGGTGCGGGTGTGTCACTGGAACTGTGCGAAGAACCTCCAGATCTCTGCTTTGGTCCAGGTGGTGACGCCGCTTTCGTTGGGCGAGCCATCGACCGGACCGGGTATGTGGCCTCCGTCGAACGCGGCCCATTGGACCGGGTATCCGGCACGGCAGCCCGAGTAGGTGGTGGTGATGTGCGTTCGGCTGCCCGGCCCGGGCTCGCGCGGGCTTTGGGCAGTGCAGCCGTTGTTGGCGACGAACTTGTCGCGCAGGGACCGTCCTTGCCCGATGTTGAGGACGTTGTCGCTGATGCCGTGGATTCCGAAGTAGGCGATGGGCTGGCTGCCGCCGCTGCACCCGCTGATCTGAGCGCCGGCGATGACCGCGACGGCCCTGAAGGCGTTCGCCCGGCTGCAAGCGAGTGCGTAGCTCATACCGCCGCCCCAGCTGAATCCCGTGGCGAAACGCTGTGCCGGGTTGACACAGAGGCCGCCCTCGATGCGCCGGATCATGTCGTCGACGAAGGTGACGTCCTCACCGCCCGAATTGGCCCAGCCGTTGCCGAGGCCCTGGGGGGCGACGAGGATTGCGCTGTTGTTCGACTGTTCCTGCTGGCCGTAGTAGGACCAGGCGTTCCCGCTCGTGCCGCCCGAGGCGACGTCGCCGGCGGTTCCGCCCCGCCAGTGGAACGCGAAGATCAGCCGGTAGCGGTGGTTGTTGTCGTAGTTGGGGGGAACCCTGAGGATGAAGCTGCGGCTCTTGCCGCCGCTCTGGATCGTGTGCGTACCGCTCGTCAGAGTCGGAGCGCTGCCGCATGCGCCCTCGCCGCCGCCATCGGACGACAGCTTGACCATCTGCCATTGCTGGTTGGCGCCGCCCCAGTCGGAGTACTGGACGACGTTGCCGCCGTCGGCGGTCGAGGCGCCCTGCACCTCCACCGCCTTGCCGCTGGTGCGGTTGATCAGCCGGACGTGGCCCGCGTCGGAGTCGGCCAGGCGGAACTGCTGGTTGGCCCCGTTGTGGTCGGCCCACTGCTGGAGCGCGGCACCGTCTGCGGTCGAGGCGCCGGCCACGTCGAGAACCTTGCCCGAATGCCGGGCCTTGAGGCGGTAGAAGCCGCCGCCGGAGTCCACGAACTGCCACTGCTGGTTGGCTCCGTCGTGGCGCGTCCACTGGCTGACCCGCGCGCCGTCGGCGGTGGACGTGCCAGAGACGTCCAGCGCCTTGCCGCTGTTGCGGTTGACCAGGACGTACCAGGCATTGGTGTCCACCGTCGCCGCCTCGGCGGGCGCCGGATTCACCGCGGTGAGCATGCCGATCGCGAGGGTCGCAGCCACCACGGCGGCGACCCGGGACCACCAGCGATGTCTGCGTGGAGGGGGGGAAGCCGCACCGAAGGTCTTCATCGACTCGCCCTTTCGTCTGTGGCAGGTCCCATCAGGCGCGGGTCCAGCGTTGGTTGCTGCCGTTCGAGCAGGAGTAGAGCTGGATCAGGGTGCCGTTGGCGGTACTGCCTCCGACGGCGTCGAGGCAGCGGCCGGACTGGACGCCGACGATGGATCCGTCGGAGTTGAGGCGCCATTTCTGGTTGTCGCCGCCCCAGCAGCTGTAGATCTGGACTTTGGCGCCGTTGCCGGTGCCGGCGGCGTCCAGGCACTTGTTGCCGTAGACCCTGAGCTCGCCCGAGGCGGTGTGCGTCCACTGCTGATTGGTGCCGTTGTTGCAGTCCCACAGCTGGACCTGGGTGCCGTCGGCGGTGCTGGAGTTCGGCACGTCCAGGCAGCGGCCTGAACCGACGCCCTTGGTCTGTCCGGCATTCCCAGGAGGCGTGGAGGAGCCGCCGTTGAGTGCGTTGAGGACCGCGTTGTAGGCGGGCTTCTTACTGCCGTCGGAGTTGAACAGCAGCGGCGTGTGCTGCGGTCGCCAGGAATCGCTGTCGCGCACACCCCAGACGGTGATGCCGAGGCAGCGCGGGACGGCCAGGCAGTCGTTGGTCACGGCGGCGTAGGTGTTGGGCGAGGCGCCCTGGATGTCGAGCTCGGTGACGGCCACATCCACACCGAGGGCGGCGAAGCTCTGCAGGGTGGTGCGGAAGTTGGGGTTGTACGGGCTGTCGTTGTTGAAGTGGGCCTGGAAGCCGACGCAGTCGATCGGGACGCCGCGCTGTTTGAAGTCGCGGACCATGTTGTACATGGCCTGGGTCTTGGCCCAGGTCCAGTTCTCGACGTTGTAGTCGTTGTAGCAGAGCTTGGCGGCCGGGTCGGCGGCGCGCGCGGTGCGGAAGGCGACCTCGATCCAGTCGTTGCCGGTGCGCTGCAGGTTGGAGTCGCGCCGGGCTCCCGAATTGCCGTCGGCGAAGGCCTCGTTCACGACGTCCCACTGGGCGATCTTGCCCTTGTAGTGGGCCATCACGCCGTTGATGTGGCCGATCATCGCCTGGCGCAGGTTGCTGCCGCTGAGGCTCTGCATCCAGCCGGGCTGCTGGGAGTGCCAGGCCAGGGTGTGGCCGCGCACCTGCTTGCCGTTCTGCACCGCCCAGTTGTAGACGCGGTCACCGGCGGTGAAGTTGAACTGGCCCCGCTGGGGCTCGGTGGCGTCGATCTTCATCTCGTTCTCGGCCGTCACCGAGTTGAACTCGCGGTTGGCGATCGACGTGTACGTCGAGTCGCCCAGCCTGCCCGAGGCGATGGCGGTTCCGAAGTAGCGGCCACTCTGCGCCGCCGCGGCACCGAGCGTGCTCTCGGCGGCGTGTGCGGCCGGTGGCGGCGCGGCGAGCGTGGCGGCCGCACCGAGGACTCCGACGATCAGCGCCAACAGCAGGACGCGGACCTTCCGGCGGAAAGCGAATCTGGGAAGGGCATACGAGCCCATGGCTGTGCCTCCAAGGTAGAAGTCACGGAAGGAACGGAAGGACTGGAGCGCAGGGGGATGCGTCGTCCGCGCTCACTCGGCAGACGAACGGGGCGGGCCGGAATCCGGGCAGCACGGAATCACCGGACATCGCGGTGATGGGACCGGGCCGATCTCAACCGGTACGGACGGCACCCGGCCGGCCGCCGGGTGTCCTACGGCGGGCGGCGGCGGTGTTCCGACACAGGCATGGGGGTACCTCCATCGCGGCTCAGCCGGGGGCCGCCACGCGGCGTCGCGTACCTCTCCAACCGCGCGAAGAGCCACGATGCGCTGGTGCGAACCTCACCGGAACGAACGGGGGTGGCGAAGGTGCTTTGGTGCGCGGATCTGCCGTGCAGCTGTGCACGGATCTGTCGTGCAGCACAGATTGCTTAGGGCGA carries:
- a CDS encoding RICIN domain-containing protein, whose product is MVAATLAIGMLTAVNPAPAEAATVDTNAWYVLVNRNSGKALDVSGTSTADGARVSQWTRHDGANQQWQFVDSGGGFYRLKARHSGKVLDVAGASTADGAALQQWADHNGANQQFRLADSDAGHVRLINRTSGKAVEVQGASTADGGNVVQYSDWGGANQQWQMVKLSSDGGGEGACGSAPTLTSGTHTIQSGGKSRSFILRVPPNYDNNHRYRLIFAFHWRGGTAGDVASGGTSGNAWSYYGQQEQSNNSAILVAPQGLGNGWANSGGEDVTFVDDMIRRIEGGLCVNPAQRFATGFSWGGGMSYALACSRANAFRAVAVIAGAQISGCSGGSQPIAYFGIHGISDNVLNIGQGRSLRDKFVANNGCTAQSPREPGPGSRTHITTTYSGCRAGYPVQWAAFDGGHIPGPVDGSPNESGVTTWTKAEIWRFFAQFQ
- a CDS encoding endo-1,4-beta-xylanase; translated protein: MGSYALPRFAFRRKVRVLLLALIVGVLGAAATLAAPPPAAHAAESTLGAAAAQSGRYFGTAIASGRLGDSTYTSIANREFNSVTAENEMKIDATEPQRGQFNFTAGDRVYNWAVQNGKQVRGHTLAWHSQQPGWMQSLSGSNLRQAMIGHINGVMAHYKGKIAQWDVVNEAFADGNSGARRDSNLQRTGNDWIEVAFRTARAADPAAKLCYNDYNVENWTWAKTQAMYNMVRDFKQRGVPIDCVGFQAHFNNDSPYNPNFRTTLQSFAALGVDVAVTELDIQGASPNTYAAVTNDCLAVPRCLGITVWGVRDSDSWRPQHTPLLFNSDGSKKPAYNAVLNALNGGSSTPPGNAGQTKGVGSGRCLDVPNSSTADGTQVQLWDCNNGTNQQWTHTASGELRVYGNKCLDAAGTGNGAKVQIYSCWGGDNQKWRLNSDGSIVGVQSGRCLDAVGGSTANGTLIQLYSCSNGSNQRWTRA